One window of the Archaeoglobus sulfaticallidus PM70-1 genome contains the following:
- the aroA gene encoding 3-phosphoshikimate 1-carboxyvinyltransferase, translating to MDVIIKGGEIDGKAVPPPSKSYTHRAFISASLSRSSRVENPLISLDTLATLKACRFIGAAFERNEGFRFRGVEEIKTSGYLNLMNSGTTIRIFTGLLSLSRSGRFSVLDGDPSLRKRPNLELVLALKKLGARIYGSSSYAPPIWVKGVVKGGEVEISAKSSQFISSLLFTLPLCDQDSEVRVKEVKSRPYIDITLDVLAASGINVEEEGNTYFIDGGQEYRLGKYIIPSDFSSIGYILSAGIAGGSVRIYNAFPSKQGDQVIVDIIREMGGEVRWDKERGIVEAEKSDLEGIEIDAENFPDLVPVLAALSAIAKGKTKIKRISHLRIKEIDRIEGIVRNLGSLGVKTEVVEEDNDLSLIIWGGRDEFHGTVDSFGDHRMALAFSILGLKSRGLMIRNAEVVSVSFPGYFEVMKRLGMNIEVRA from the coding sequence ATGGATGTTATTATAAAAGGGGGAGAGATTGACGGCAAAGCTGTACCTCCCCCATCAAAGAGCTACACACATCGAGCCTTCATCTCCGCATCGCTTTCAAGATCAAGCAGAGTAGAGAACCCGCTGATATCCTTGGATACCCTGGCAACACTCAAAGCCTGTAGATTCATTGGTGCCGCTTTTGAAAGAAACGAGGGTTTTAGATTTCGTGGAGTTGAGGAGATAAAGACCTCAGGCTACTTAAACCTCATGAACTCTGGCACAACGATAAGAATATTTACGGGCCTGCTATCCTTATCCAGATCCGGAAGGTTCTCCGTGCTGGATGGGGATCCATCTTTGAGGAAAAGACCGAATCTGGAGCTTGTTCTGGCATTGAAAAAACTCGGTGCCCGAATCTATGGAAGCAGCAGTTATGCCCCACCAATATGGGTTAAAGGCGTCGTTAAGGGTGGAGAGGTTGAGATATCAGCTAAAAGCTCACAGTTCATCTCAAGCTTGTTGTTCACACTCCCGCTCTGTGATCAGGATTCTGAAGTCAGGGTTAAGGAGGTTAAGTCCAGGCCCTATATCGATATCACGCTCGATGTGCTGGCAGCAAGTGGAATCAATGTTGAGGAAGAGGGTAATACATACTTCATAGATGGTGGGCAAGAATACCGTTTGGGGAAATATATCATCCCATCGGATTTTTCATCTATAGGCTACATTCTTTCTGCCGGGATCGCTGGTGGTAGCGTCAGGATATACAACGCCTTTCCTTCCAAACAGGGAGATCAGGTAATCGTGGACATAATCAGAGAGATGGGTGGAGAGGTCAGATGGGATAAAGAGAGAGGTATAGTTGAAGCAGAAAAATCGGATCTTGAAGGGATTGAGATTGATGCTGAGAACTTCCCGGATCTCGTTCCCGTTCTGGCTGCTTTATCCGCCATAGCGAAGGGAAAAACCAAGATAAAGAGGATATCCCATCTGAGGATAAAAGAAATTGATAGAATAGAAGGCATTGTTAGAAACCTTGGATCACTTGGTGTGAAAACAGAGGTAGTTGAAGAGGACAACGACCTAAGCTTGATCATCTGGGGAGGAAGAGACGAGTTTCATGGAACCGTGGACTCATTTGGAGACCATAGAATGGCTTTGGCTTTCTCAATTCTTGGATTGAAATCCAGAGGTCTTATGATAAGGAATGCTGAAGTTGTTTCGGTCTCATTTCCTGGATATTTTGAGGTCATGAAAAGGCTGGGAATGAACATCGAGGTGAGGGCATGA
- the aroC gene encoding chorismate synthase, protein MNTFGRIFRITTWGESHGKAVGCVIDGCPSNLKLSEEDIQRELDRRKPGKKLTSKRMEEDRVEILSGVFEGKTTGAPISMIVYNRDVRSEHYVKLKNTPRPGHADLTYFLKYRHRDWRGGGRSSARETVGRVAGGAVAKKLINAFGINVLGYAIEVAGIRWERDSDDYHEVFQRAERSPLRIPDESVSERAEERVVELMKEGDSAGGVVEIVATNVPPGLGEPVFDKLSARLAYAVMGVPAVKGVEIGSGFRLAKMKGSESNDPIVIRDGKVRLEKNDCGGILGGISVGETIIVRCAIKPTPSISKRQRTVDIEKMEEVEIEITGRHDPCIVPRAVPVLESMVALTLADFMILQGLIPKSLSE, encoded by the coding sequence ATGAACACTTTCGGAAGGATATTCAGGATAACTACATGGGGAGAGAGCCACGGAAAGGCTGTTGGCTGTGTTATTGATGGCTGTCCATCAAATCTAAAGCTCAGTGAGGAAGACATCCAGAGAGAACTCGACAGAAGGAAGCCTGGCAAGAAGCTCACGAGCAAAAGGATGGAAGAAGACAGAGTTGAGATACTCTCCGGAGTGTTCGAGGGAAAAACAACCGGAGCGCCAATATCGATGATCGTCTACAACAGGGATGTGAGAAGTGAGCATTATGTGAAGCTGAAAAACACTCCCCGGCCAGGACATGCCGATCTAACCTATTTTCTGAAGTATAGGCACAGGGACTGGAGAGGTGGGGGCAGGAGTTCAGCAAGGGAGACTGTGGGAAGGGTTGCGGGTGGTGCGGTGGCGAAGAAGCTGATAAATGCTTTTGGCATCAATGTTCTTGGATATGCAATCGAGGTTGCAGGGATAAGGTGGGAGAGAGACAGCGATGACTATCATGAGGTCTTCCAGCGGGCTGAGAGATCTCCTCTGAGGATTCCGGATGAGAGTGTATCAGAGAGGGCAGAGGAAAGGGTGGTTGAGCTAATGAAGGAGGGAGACAGTGCCGGAGGGGTTGTGGAGATTGTAGCCACAAATGTTCCTCCCGGGCTTGGAGAGCCCGTGTTCGACAAGCTGAGTGCAAGGCTTGCCTATGCGGTAATGGGTGTTCCGGCAGTTAAAGGTGTTGAAATAGGTTCTGGCTTCAGACTGGCGAAGATGAAAGGTTCAGAAAGCAACGACCCCATAGTAATAAGAGATGGAAAAGTAAGGCTCGAAAAGAACGATTGTGGGGGGATACTTGGAGGAATATCTGTTGGGGAGACTATAATTGTAAGATGTGCAATAAAGCCAACCCCTTCAATATCGAAGAGGCAGAGGACTGTCGATATCGAAAAGATGGAAGAGGTTGAGATCGAGATAACTGGAAGGCACGACCCATGCATAGTTCCGAGAGCAGTCCCGGTTCTGGAGTCGATGGTTGCCCTAACCCTCGCTGACTTCATGATTCTGCAAGGGTTGATTCCGAAGAGCCTGTCAGAGTAA
- a CDS encoding YIP1 family protein, with protein MVNYIEPIYNPDNFFRKAKAEGIGFIVPVAIVVISAVIATINAYITADEIARITVEIINNKFAPDPGAMYQTIYISTIAGSFITPIIGWVILSGFAQGLSALFGGEGSFSQTLKFTAFSFYPGIILSPISIKIALDYELLLRTYGVQALLSKPFVQTQILIGIITILWQLFIWMFAIKHARNLSLKKSFIVAAMPLLIYIALIAMSSNRF; from the coding sequence ATGGTGAACTATATAGAACCAATATACAATCCAGACAACTTTTTCAGAAAGGCTAAAGCAGAGGGTATCGGATTTATTGTGCCGGTTGCCATAGTTGTTATATCGGCAGTTATTGCAACGATCAACGCATATATCACAGCGGACGAGATTGCAAGGATTACTGTTGAGATCATAAACAATAAATTCGCCCCAGATCCAGGGGCAATGTACCAGACAATATACATCTCAACAATAGCTGGATCCTTCATAACTCCAATAATCGGATGGGTAATCCTCAGTGGATTTGCTCAGGGATTGTCTGCACTCTTTGGTGGGGAGGGAAGCTTTTCACAGACTTTGAAGTTCACAGCCTTCAGTTTCTATCCGGGCATAATTCTCTCTCCAATTTCGATAAAGATCGCATTGGATTACGAACTGCTTTTGAGAACCTATGGTGTTCAGGCTTTGCTTAGCAAACCGTTCGTTCAAACCCAGATATTAATTGGCATTATCACAATACTGTGGCAGCTGTTCATATGGATGTTCGCGATAAAGCACGCAAGAAACCTCAGCCTGAAAAAGAGTTTCATTGTAGCAGCAATGCCGCTGCTGATCTACATAGCGCTAATAGCCATGTCCTCAAACAGGTTCTGA
- a CDS encoding Coenzyme F420 hydrogenase/dehydrogenase, beta subunit C-terminal domain, protein MEYKGHPVYTMDGCIFCKACERACKQKAIAIEVEIMPDGRRMPKSYRLDYSKCNFCGECAKKCPYDVIEMIEDREKMESIVGDKVYDASMFVELKKQLGLDRNRRSGFSKPENCIACQLCVLSCPVGAISCSRNGDAEISIDPDKCGACGVCVRNCPAMALDLVDLNGTFSVKVELPEKIIDAKYFGNLKKKVIDSGLCSHCSTCTAICPVYGITAGDKPIDFPNWENDCIDCGACIRVCPRWEYEPLSGVGDYIEILAGRSKRFTGQDGAMVTEIMASALEMGIIDASLFVDRDEEWRTKIVTIRKPKQLEKSTATGTKYSFADVMPELRKAVFRSKKGVGFVGTPCMVSGLRKIQNIESFRDRVGVAVALFCTENFYHNQLKEFLARKGIDLSKAVKTDITKGKFIVKFEDGEVSFPVKELEEIIPSGCRMCIDFTGVESDISVGSVGSDAGFSTIIVRTERGREIIEYIKEKGYAEFREADLSVVEKLANYKIKKNKKNLERL, encoded by the coding sequence TTGGAGTATAAAGGGCATCCGGTATATACCATGGATGGCTGTATATTCTGTAAAGCCTGTGAGAGGGCATGCAAGCAGAAGGCCATAGCGATTGAAGTCGAGATAATGCCTGATGGAAGAAGAATGCCTAAATCATACAGGCTGGATTACTCGAAATGCAACTTTTGCGGAGAGTGTGCTAAGAAATGTCCATACGATGTAATAGAGATGATCGAAGATCGCGAAAAGATGGAGAGCATTGTTGGCGATAAGGTGTATGATGCGAGCATGTTCGTGGAGCTCAAAAAGCAGCTTGGACTTGACAGGAACAGGAGATCTGGCTTCTCAAAGCCAGAAAACTGCATTGCATGTCAGCTCTGCGTTCTTTCATGTCCTGTGGGTGCGATAAGCTGCTCGAGGAATGGGGATGCTGAAATCTCCATCGATCCGGATAAATGCGGTGCCTGTGGTGTTTGTGTCAGAAACTGCCCTGCGATGGCTCTGGATCTCGTGGATTTGAATGGCACTTTTTCTGTGAAGGTGGAACTGCCAGAGAAGATCATCGATGCAAAGTACTTCGGAAATCTGAAAAAGAAAGTGATAGATTCTGGACTGTGCAGTCACTGCTCAACATGCACAGCCATCTGTCCTGTGTATGGTATAACAGCCGGAGACAAGCCAATCGACTTCCCGAACTGGGAGAACGATTGCATTGACTGCGGAGCATGTATAAGGGTCTGCCCGAGATGGGAGTACGAACCTCTCAGCGGTGTTGGAGATTACATTGAGATACTTGCCGGAAGGTCGAAGAGGTTCACAGGACAGGATGGGGCGATGGTTACAGAGATCATGGCTTCAGCGCTGGAGATGGGTATCATAGATGCATCGCTTTTCGTTGACAGGGATGAGGAATGGAGAACAAAAATAGTCACGATAAGGAAACCCAAACAGCTCGAAAAATCCACAGCCACTGGGACGAAGTACAGCTTTGCTGATGTGATGCCAGAGCTCAGAAAGGCCGTTTTCAGGAGCAAGAAAGGAGTGGGATTTGTAGGGACTCCCTGTATGGTCTCAGGACTCAGAAAGATTCAGAATATAGAGAGCTTCAGGGACAGGGTTGGAGTAGCAGTGGCACTATTCTGCACGGAGAATTTCTATCACAATCAGCTAAAGGAGTTTCTGGCGAGGAAGGGGATTGATCTGAGCAAAGCTGTCAAGACGGACATAACCAAGGGCAAGTTCATTGTGAAGTTCGAGGATGGAGAGGTTAGTTTCCCTGTGAAGGAGCTTGAGGAGATAATCCCATCCGGATGCAGGATGTGCATAGACTTCACTGGAGTTGAGAGCGACATCAGTGTCGGGAGTGTTGGCAGCGATGCTGGATTTTCGACGATAATTGTCAGAACGGAGAGGGGTAGGGAGATCATAGAATACATAAAAGAGAAGGGATATGCCGAGTTCAGGGAAGCAGATCTTTCAGTTGTAGAAAAGCTCGCGAACTACAAGATCAAGAAAAATAAGAAGAACCTTGAAAGGCTTTAA
- the speD gene encoding adenosylmethionine decarboxylase produces the protein MIVGKHIIAEFYGVPEELISKEETVRAIVEEVVDKAELTKVGSVYKQFNPHGVTGIVLIAESHVSIHTWPEYGLVNLDIFTCGDTSKTEKAFRLFVEKFKPKSYRHYILDRG, from the coding sequence ATGATAGTGGGGAAGCACATAATTGCGGAATTTTATGGAGTCCCAGAGGAGCTGATCTCAAAAGAGGAAACAGTGAGGGCTATCGTCGAGGAGGTGGTCGATAAAGCGGAGCTGACAAAAGTAGGCTCTGTATATAAGCAGTTCAACCCCCATGGGGTTACTGGAATTGTTCTGATCGCTGAATCTCATGTTTCTATACACACATGGCCTGAGTACGGGCTTGTGAACCTCGACATTTTTACATGTGGCGACACTTCAAAAACGGAGAAGGCTTTTCGCCTTTTCGTTGAAAAGTTTAAACCAAAATCCTATAGACACTATATTCTGGACAGGGGATAA
- a CDS encoding bis-aminopropyl spermidine synthase family protein → MSERIYNQILQSLDGEKSVYELLYLQDASLPEVFEILNDLQSNGLIEIKDGKARLTEKGRQEVRERGLKHLGNIYCTACEGTGVAINEFFKEILEKYSEISNNRPEAIEKYDQGFISLEGVIRRVEFIYDRGELNSRIFVVGDDDLLSIAASLTGLPKKVVAVDIDERLINFINKTAEEYGLNVEALVYDVQQPFMDEFRKKFDVFVTDPVETIPGLKLFLSRGVSTLKGPGCSGYFGITTLEASRKKWYEIQRMIMDMGFIITDLRRHFNIYPQEEKNFFRFQEKLPIVERLGFNVDFNWYNSTLFRIEAVMDPKPLVEGEMILDEKVYKDDESWATPY, encoded by the coding sequence ATGTCCGAGAGAATTTACAACCAGATACTCCAGAGTTTGGATGGAGAGAAATCGGTTTATGAACTGCTGTATCTGCAGGATGCAAGCCTTCCAGAGGTATTTGAGATCCTCAACGACCTGCAGAGCAATGGGTTGATAGAGATAAAGGATGGTAAAGCAAGGCTGACAGAAAAGGGTAGGCAGGAAGTCAGAGAGAGGGGATTAAAGCACCTCGGTAACATCTACTGCACGGCCTGTGAGGGAACTGGAGTTGCTATCAACGAATTCTTTAAAGAGATACTCGAGAAGTACTCTGAGATCTCGAACAACAGGCCAGAAGCTATAGAGAAATACGACCAGGGGTTCATAAGCCTTGAAGGAGTTATAAGGAGAGTCGAGTTCATATACGATCGTGGAGAGCTGAATTCGAGAATATTCGTTGTTGGAGATGACGATCTGCTGAGCATAGCTGCATCCCTGACGGGTTTGCCGAAAAAAGTTGTGGCTGTGGATATAGATGAGAGGCTCATTAACTTCATCAATAAAACTGCTGAGGAGTATGGACTTAATGTTGAGGCTTTAGTTTATGATGTCCAGCAACCTTTCATGGACGAATTCAGGAAAAAGTTCGATGTTTTCGTAACTGATCCTGTTGAAACCATTCCGGGACTTAAGCTGTTCCTTTCGAGAGGTGTTTCAACGCTGAAAGGACCCGGGTGCTCAGGATATTTTGGAATCACAACGCTTGAGGCTTCCCGCAAAAAGTGGTATGAAATACAGAGAATGATCATGGACATGGGCTTCATCATAACAGACCTCAGAAGGCACTTCAACATCTACCCACAGGAGGAAAAGAACTTTTTCAGATTTCAGGAGAAGCTCCCAATAGTCGAGAGGCTCGGGTTCAATGTTGACTTCAACTGGTACAACTCCACGCTCTTCAGGATCGAAGCTGTCATGGACCCGAAGCCTCTGGTAGAGGGAGAGATGATTCTGGACGAGAAAGTTTACAAGGATGACGAGAGCTGGGCAACACCATACTGA
- a CDS encoding NifB/NifX family molybdenum-iron cluster-binding protein: MKVAIPCTDAEGKEISKYFGRARYFYIYDTKSQEGGLVRIPYITVLPGDALKFLESLNVDAVVVNTIGNRSREYLQKRGIKVLEGFDGKVEDIISNFISRFAEPSVES, from the coding sequence ATGAAAGTAGCGATTCCATGCACAGATGCTGAAGGAAAAGAGATTTCAAAATATTTTGGTAGGGCTAGGTACTTCTACATCTACGACACCAAGAGTCAAGAAGGTGGTTTGGTTAGGATTCCCTACATCACAGTCCTACCAGGAGATGCTCTGAAGTTCCTCGAGTCCCTGAATGTCGATGCCGTCGTCGTCAACACCATAGGAAACAGAAGCAGGGAATATCTACAAAAACGTGGAATAAAGGTGTTAGAGGGTTTTGATGGGAAAGTTGAAGATATCATAAGCAATTTTATATCTCGGTTTGCTGAGCCATCAGTTGAGTCATGA